In one Mucilaginibacter ginsenosidivorax genomic region, the following are encoded:
- a CDS encoding PA14 domain-containing protein, whose translation MMKNYIYSILLGITLVTVSCKHNNLDDVGLLKNNAVSISGDGVVVAAVTKDNETVKVPFKISLSAAATKAFQVGITLNSDTINQLIANGTLKNTVVLPNGAIDYPSVINVSYGAETATGVATVRLTTLEANYGKDVAFAFKLTDPGKGNVIKASKSNIMVVLNTKQLIAEKDIHYLSIVNGGTIMSVDYKKNYTTSPAGITIPLIVNLSGQAGTAFNVHVKLNTDTINKLVSSKVLPANTINLSPANFTIDTLIRVNSNSNTAQIRLQIGWPVFDANIVANKKFAFAISLSAPTRHILHPTSSKIIVLVEPTVNLDNNSYITGNGTGLKAEYFSNNQQLDFDGRAPSLVRIDETIDFGGDWLPSNIVSNDNYSSRWTGEFLAPVRGEYIFYQTRWDDGARLFIDGKAIIDDFTTQWDLPSRFAKITLERGKRYKIEADHRENVGGQQARLEYEVPSAGINGRRIVPKSQLFPAQ comes from the coding sequence ATGATGAAAAATTATATATACAGCATACTGCTTGGGATAACCCTTGTAACTGTTTCTTGTAAGCATAATAACCTTGACGACGTAGGTTTACTTAAAAATAATGCCGTAAGTATTTCTGGCGATGGTGTTGTTGTTGCGGCAGTAACAAAGGATAACGAAACGGTAAAAGTCCCGTTTAAAATATCGCTGTCTGCGGCTGCAACTAAAGCGTTCCAGGTAGGTATCACTCTTAATAGTGATACTATTAATCAATTAATAGCCAATGGTACTTTAAAAAATACAGTAGTACTACCTAACGGAGCTATTGATTATCCAAGTGTGATTAATGTATCCTACGGTGCAGAAACCGCAACAGGAGTTGCAACAGTAAGGCTTACAACACTTGAGGCTAATTATGGTAAAGACGTAGCTTTTGCTTTTAAACTTACCGACCCCGGAAAAGGCAATGTGATTAAAGCGTCCAAATCGAATATTATGGTTGTGCTTAATACCAAACAGCTGATAGCCGAAAAAGATATCCATTACCTGTCAATTGTAAATGGCGGCACTATAATGAGCGTTGATTACAAAAAAAATTACACCACCTCTCCTGCCGGCATTACAATACCATTAATTGTCAACCTGTCTGGTCAGGCAGGTACTGCATTTAACGTGCACGTAAAGCTAAATACGGATACCATTAATAAGCTTGTGAGCAGCAAAGTATTACCGGCTAATACCATCAACTTAAGCCCGGCCAATTTTACAATAGATACCTTAATCCGGGTAAACTCCAATTCAAATACGGCCCAAATACGTTTACAGATAGGATGGCCGGTTTTTGATGCCAATATTGTTGCAAACAAAAAATTTGCATTTGCAATAAGTTTAAGTGCACCAACAAGGCATATTTTACACCCAACAAGCAGCAAAATAATTGTTTTGGTAGAGCCTACGGTTAATCTCGACAACAATTCATACATAACAGGTAATGGCACCGGCCTGAAAGCCGAATATTTTTCAAACAACCAGCAACTTGATTTTGACGGCAGGGCGCCATCGCTGGTAAGGATAGACGAAACGATTGATTTTGGAGGCGATTGGTTACCCTCAAACATTGTCAGCAACGATAACTATTCATCAAGATGGACCGGCGAGTTTTTGGCCCCGGTTCGCGGCGAGTATATATTTTATCAAACACGCTGGGATGATGGTGCCAGGTTGTTTATCGATGGCAAAGCTATTATCGACGATTTTACCACCCAATGGGATCTTCCAAGCAGATTTGCCAAGATAACCCTCGAACGCGGAAAGCGATATAAGATAGAAGCAGACCATCGTGAAAATGTTGGCGGTCAACAGGCGAGGCTTGAATATGAAGTACCATCGGCAGGCATCAACGGAAGGCGGATTGTACCCAAAAGCCAATTATTTCCGGCGCAGTAA
- a CDS encoding alkaline phosphatase family protein: MGQKKKYQGIVFGIMCSILAIAVISCNKDFLKALPDKNYSDTTSVSYGQRKVLYLIVDGARGTSVNSANVPNIKALLPNSIYSWVALSDPDSTRDVSNWANMLTGVKKEKHLVLNDNLTGANLANYPVVLQRIKDEKPTAKMVAFSSSAIFKNNFTTGTAVSELFDTDEQIKTAVVNNINTDTASLILGHFNDIDEAGAKYGYDNSAPQYKAAIEKFDGYVGAIMDALKKRKNYQNEEWLVVIASSGGGKFAIPANQNDNTVFSNTAANTFTIYYSSRYKQRVIGKPFTGNRYLGKTVRLYGESVRAEIDTADVFNLGDTTKFTIELKVKKNEDKFFWPSILGKRHEWSSGHPSVGWVIYLEDAYWYFEMRGTKDGDYRQCRGADLQKGRWHNLSVKCEIRAGKRFIRTYTDGNFNNEMEITGSGSLDNNNPLKLGFLNGNGHGTPDVYVSDIRFFKVDVPDAVIGNYACETSISEAHPYYSFLAAYWPGTDGQGDKLKDVGPQARDFQLKGDYKWEDFNDLICPPPAEALAVFVPQTTDIPAQIINWFRIPNRQSWGLDGRVWLDQ; this comes from the coding sequence ATGGGGCAGAAGAAAAAATACCAGGGAATAGTGTTTGGAATAATGTGTTCCATACTGGCCATTGCGGTAATATCCTGTAATAAAGATTTTTTAAAGGCGTTGCCTGACAAAAATTATAGCGATACCACCAGCGTATCATACGGCCAACGCAAAGTATTGTATTTGATTGTTGATGGGGCAAGAGGCACATCTGTAAACAGCGCTAATGTGCCAAATATTAAAGCCTTACTGCCAAATTCCATTTACAGCTGGGTAGCATTAAGCGATCCTGATTCAACCAGGGATGTTAGTAACTGGGCCAACATGTTAACCGGGGTAAAAAAAGAAAAGCACCTGGTTTTAAACGATAATTTAACCGGAGCAAATTTGGCAAACTACCCGGTGGTGCTTCAAAGAATAAAGGACGAAAAACCTACCGCCAAAATGGTAGCCTTTTCATCTTCGGCAATTTTTAAAAATAATTTTACCACAGGTACCGCTGTAAGCGAGCTGTTTGATACAGATGAGCAAATTAAAACGGCTGTTGTAAACAATATCAATACCGATACTGCAAGCTTGATTTTGGGGCATTTTAATGATATAGACGAGGCCGGCGCCAAATACGGTTATGATAACTCGGCACCCCAATATAAAGCCGCTATTGAAAAGTTTGATGGCTATGTAGGTGCTATAATGGATGCATTAAAAAAACGGAAGAATTATCAGAACGAGGAGTGGCTGGTAGTTATAGCATCAAGCGGCGGTGGTAAGTTTGCCATACCGGCAAATCAAAACGACAACACGGTTTTTAGCAATACAGCCGCCAATACTTTTACTATCTATTATAGTTCAAGGTACAAGCAACGCGTAATAGGAAAACCATTTACCGGAAACCGTTATTTAGGTAAAACGGTGAGGTTGTACGGCGAATCGGTAAGGGCAGAAATTGATACGGCAGATGTGTTTAATCTTGGCGATACTACCAAATTTACAATTGAGCTTAAGGTTAAAAAAAACGAGGATAAGTTTTTTTGGCCAAGCATATTGGGTAAAAGACACGAGTGGTCAAGCGGGCACCCAAGTGTAGGCTGGGTTATTTACCTGGAAGATGCCTACTGGTATTTTGAAATGAGGGGCACAAAAGATGGCGATTACAGGCAATGCAGGGGAGCTGATTTGCAGAAAGGGAGATGGCATAACCTATCTGTCAAATGCGAGATCCGTGCCGGCAAACGCTTTATCAGAACTTATACCGATGGTAATTTTAATAACGAAATGGAAATTACAGGATCGGGAAGCCTTGATAACAATAACCCATTGAAGTTGGGTTTTTTAAACGGCAACGGGCATGGCACACCAGATGTATATGTAAGCGATATCAGGTTTTTTAAAGTGGATGTACCGGATGCGGTAATTGGTAATTACGCCTGCGAAACGTCTATTTCAGAAGCGCACCCTTATTACAGTTTTCTTGCAGCCTACTGGCCGGGAACCGACGGGCAGGGCGATAAACTGAAAGATGTTGGCCCGCAGGCCCGTGATTTTCAGTTAAAGGGAGATTATAAGTGGGAAGATTTTAACGATCTGATATGCCCTCCGCCGGCCGAAGCACTTGCAGTATTTGTGCCGCAAACAACAGATATACCGGCACAAATAATAAACTGGTTCAGGATTCCTAACAGGCAAAGCTGGGGCCTTGATGGCAGAGTTTGGCTAGATCAGTAA